In Phyllostomus discolor isolate MPI-MPIP mPhyDis1 chromosome 2, mPhyDis1.pri.v3, whole genome shotgun sequence, the following are encoded in one genomic region:
- the RETNLB gene encoding resistin-like beta produces the protein MKSTCCLLITILLLHRSIGNTDCSLDSIVDERINEALQDLEFNPPRLKISCTSVTSSGRLASCPVGNVVTGCACGYACGSWDIRGETTCHCQCSVVDWAAARCCRVTQQG, from the exons ATGAAGTCTACTTGCTGCCTTCTCATCACCATCCTCCTTCTTCACCGGAGTATAGGGAACACTGATTGTTCTTTAGACTCCATTGTGGATGAAAGGATAAATGAAGCTCTCCAAGATCTGG AGTTCAATCCTCCCCGGCTAAAGATATCGTGTACCAGTGTCACCAGCTCTGGCAGACTGGCCTCCTGCCCTGTAG GGAATGTTGTCACCGGCTGTGCTTGTGGCTATGCCTGTGGTTCCTGGGATATCCGAGGGGAAACCACATGCCACTGCCAGTGCAGTGTGGTAGACTGGGCCGCTGCCCGCTGCTGCCGCGTGACCCAACAAGGATGA